GTTTCTGCTTGATATGAAAGTGAGGCATCATTTAATTGTAATTTTTCTAACGCTTCTCTTAAATCACTATAATCATCAGTAGATATAGGATAAATTCCAGCAAATACCATACTTTGTGCTGGTCTATATCCTTCCAATGGATAAGTTGCTGGATTTTCAACAGTAGTTATTGTATCCCCAACCTGTGTATCTTTAATAGATTTTATTCCTGTTACTATATAACCAACAGAACCAACACTTAATTCTTCAACTTCTTTCATTTTTGGTGTAAATATACCTATTTCTAAAACTTCAAATTCTTTATTAGTTGACATTACTTTTATTCTGTCACCTTTTTTTATTTTTCCTTCTACTATTCTTATATTTGTTATTACACCTCTAAAATCATCATAATGTGAATCAAATATCAAAGCTTTTGTAGGATTACTTTCTTCCCCTTTTGGTGCAGGTAAATATGTAACAATTTTTTCTAATAATTCATCTATACCCTGACCTGTTTTTGCTGATGTTAATATTATATCACTTGTATCTAAACCGATAACATCTTCTATTTCTTTTGATACCTTTGCTACATCTGCTGAAGGTAAGTCTATCTTATTAATCACTGGCAAAATTTCCAAATCATTTTCAAATGCCAAATAAACATTTGCTAGAGTCTGTGCTTCTATACCTTGTGCAGCATCAACTATTAATATTGCTCCATCACAGGCTGCAAGTGATCTTGATACTTCATATATAAAGTCAACATGCCCTGGAGTATCAATTAAATTAAGTTCATATTCATTTCCATCTTTTGCAACATATTTCAAGGTAACTGCTTGAGCCTTTATAGTAATTCCTTTTTCTCTTTCTAAATCCATACTATCTAAAAGCTGATCTTTCATTTCTCTTTGAGAAACTGTATGTGTCTTTTCCATAAGTCTATCTGCTATTGTAGATTTTCCATGATCAATATGTGCTATTATAGAAAAATTCCTTTTAAATTTTTTATCTGTCATTTATTCTCTCCTAAATTTTCTATTTTAATTATATCAAATCTAACTTTTAATTACTAGAAGGATAATAAAAAAATGCACCCTAACCTTACATAGATAAAGGGCACATTAACTTTCTCTTTACTTAGCTTCTGCTACAGCATCTGCTAATTTCTTTCCTACTTTAAATTTAACAACTGTCTTTGCAGGTATTTCAATTTCAGTACCATCTTTAGGGTTTCTTCCCTTTCTAGCAGCCTTTGCCTTTGTTGCAAATGTTCCCCAACCAACGAATTGAACATCATTTCCTTCGATTAAACATTTTTCAACTAATTTTAAAAATTCAGAAACTAATTCTTCTGATCTCTTTTTGCTTTCACCAGTACTAGCTGCAAAAGCTTCAACAAATTCTTTCTTAGACATTGTATTATCCTCCTAATTTATATATTATCTAATGACACTATAAATAACAGCTGAACACAAGAAAAGTATCGCAACATATTCAGTAAATTTTTCAATACCATCCTTTTCTTGATCTAAAACACTTTCAGTTTTAGCAACAGTTTGACTTTTATCTGGTTGCATAAGTATAACAACTACTAATACAACTGATATAATCACCATAAATGCTATAAATAATCCGTTCATTAGTTCCTCCTATTTACCAGCTTTTATTAATTCAACAAAAGATTCTGGTTCAAGACTTGCTCCACCTATTAGACCACCATCTATATCTTTTTGCTTCAAAAGATCTACTACATTTGATGGTTTCATTGATCCACCATATTGTACTGTTACTTCTTCTGCTAGTTCTTTTGTATATAAGCTAGTTAATAAATTTCTAATAAATGAATGAACTTCTTGGGCTATTTCAGGAGTAGCTGTCTTACCAGTTCCAATTGCCCAGATAGGTTCATAAGCAATTACAACCTTTGTTATATCTTCTTTGCTAACACCTTTTAGTCCTTCAACTAATTGTTCTTTAACTACTTCTGTAGTTGTTCCATTTTCACGATCTTCTAATTTTTCCCCAATACATAAAATTGGTCTAAGATCATGTTTTAAAGCAGATTTAACTTTTTCGTTAATAAATTCATTAGTTTCATGGTAATATGCTCTTCTTTCAGAATGACCAAGTATTACATATTCAACTCCTAAATCTTTTAACATTAATGGTGATACTTCACCAGTATATGCACCCTTTTCATTAGGATTCATATTTTGAGCAGCAATTTTTACTATGCTACCTTTTGTTAATTTAACAGCTTCTTGTAAAGATGTAAAAGGAACACCAACTACCACATTTCTTGATAAACCTTCTATTTTTGGTAGTAAGCTTTCAAAAAATTCTCTTGTTTCTGTACAAGTTTTATTCATTTTCCAATTACCTGCTATAATTATTTTTCTCATTATTAAGCCTCCAAATCACTATTAACTAGGTTAAGTCTAGCATATTTTTTTATCATTTGCAAGAATAATGAACATCTTTTTATGTTTTTTTCATTTTTACATATTTTTCAACTGAAAAATAACTGAAATATTTTCTTTTCCTTTTTTTCTTATAATTATTAATTAAAATTTAATTTTATTCATTTTAAACCTAAAAATATGTATATTAATCAACTAGTATACAAAATTTTAACATGCTATAATCAAAAACACATTATATATAAAAAGGAGAAACATGAAAAAAAAATTAATTTTTATTTTATTACTTGCTTTAGCTATTCAGTCATATTCAAAAAATATTAGAATAAAAGCAAAATCAAAAATTGAAACAGAAAGTAACTTTATGGGAAATAAAAACTTAACTTCAATAAATTACATTCCTTTTCAAGCTACTATTTACACTAAACCAAAAGAAGGCAAATATTTAAATTTCTTTTTTAAATTTAGGGGGTCTAGAAAAAATATTAAAGAAGCCAATAAAACTTTTTATCTAATTGATTCTAAACCAACAACTAAAATTGAAGAAGGTAAATTAACTAATCTTGTAGACAATATGTCAAAAGTTGAAGAATATAAAGAAACAAAATATAAAAATGATATTTATTCTACTATTCATAATCATTACCATGGTCCACACGAACATGACTACAATATTACAGAAGACCACGAGCACGATGATGATGATGAACATGAGCATAACCATGATACTTTTGCTACCATATCAAAAAAATATGTTCGTCCTATTTTTACAAATGATGAAGACATACAATTTAAAATGGGAATTGAATATTTACCAAACAAATTTACAAAATTAAAATTAACCTATATGCCTCTTTCATACAATGGAGATGATTTTAAATATAGAAATAGTATAATAGCCGATACAACATATACAAAACTTTTTAATCACGATAAAATGTCTATAATTATAAATCCAAAATTAACAACAATAAATGGTTTTACTCCATATTTTATAGATTTTAAAACTGCTTTTAGATATGCTAAAGATGAAAATACAACTATAGGTCTTGAACTTGATAATAAATTACAAACAAATGTTTTAAACGATTATCATAATTTTAAAAATAGTTTAAATTTCACTTATGATTATAATACAGAGAAAAAAAGATTTCATAAATATTGGGAAATTTTAGATCATGAACATGAAAAAATTGATCAATCAAAAATATATCTCGGTATAACTCATACTGGCACTTATACAATTAATTCATTAAAAGATGCTAAATTAAAATATGAGCGTAAAATTGATAACATAGAAACAAAATTAAATTATACCTATAAAAAAACTAATTTTTTGATTAAAAATTTAATTTTTGAAACTGATTTTAAATTAATTTCTAATCTAGGTTTTACAACTTTAGGAAAAGAATATGACATTACTCACGAACTATATTCTTTTTCAAAAACAAA
This DNA window, taken from Sneathia sanguinegens, encodes the following:
- the lepA gene encoding translation elongation factor 4: MTDKKFKRNFSIIAHIDHGKSTIADRLMEKTHTVSQREMKDQLLDSMDLEREKGITIKAQAVTLKYVAKDGNEYELNLIDTPGHVDFIYEVSRSLAACDGAILIVDAAQGIEAQTLANVYLAFENDLEILPVINKIDLPSADVAKVSKEIEDVIGLDTSDIILTSAKTGQGIDELLEKIVTYLPAPKGEESNPTKALIFDSHYDDFRGVITNIRIVEGKIKKGDRIKVMSTNKEFEVLEIGIFTPKMKEVEELSVGSVGYIVTGIKSIKDTQVGDTITTVENPATYPLEGYRPAQSMVFAGIYPISTDDYSDLREALEKLQLNDASLSYQAETSLALGFGFRCGFLGLLHMEIVVERLRREFEIDLISTAPSVQYYVTDENNKTRLIDNPAEFPVGRNRIEEPYIKGTVIVPKEYVGNVMELCQEKRGTFKNMNYLDENRVMVEYELPLAEIVIDFYDKLKSRTKGYASFEYELIGYRESNLVKVDILVSGEAIDAFCFIAHSDNAYTRGRAIAERLKDVIPRQQFEIPIQAALGGKIIARETIKALRKNVLAKCYGGDITRKKKLLEKQKEGKKRMKSIGNVDIPQEAFLAVLKLDKD
- a CDS encoding HU family DNA-binding protein, which codes for MSKKEFVEAFAASTGESKKRSEELVSEFLKLVEKCLIEGNDVQFVGWGTFATKAKAARKGRNPKDGTEIEIPAKTVVKFKVGKKLADAVAEAK
- a CDS encoding preprotein translocase subunit SecG; amino-acid sequence: MNGLFIAFMVIISVVLVVVILMQPDKSQTVAKTESVLDQEKDGIEKFTEYVAILFLCSAVIYSVIR
- the tpiA gene encoding triose-phosphate isomerase is translated as MRKIIIAGNWKMNKTCTETREFFESLLPKIEGLSRNVVVGVPFTSLQEAVKLTKGSIVKIAAQNMNPNEKGAYTGEVSPLMLKDLGVEYVILGHSERRAYYHETNEFINEKVKSALKHDLRPILCIGEKLEDRENGTTTEVVKEQLVEGLKGVSKEDITKVVIAYEPIWAIGTGKTATPEIAQEVHSFIRNLLTSLYTKELAEEVTVQYGGSMKPSNVVDLLKQKDIDGGLIGGASLEPESFVELIKAGK